Proteins encoded by one window of Pseudomonas sp. PSKL.D1:
- a CDS encoding PilZ domain-containing protein — protein sequence MTTLDEEDRREYYRIEDQIALEINPLSAAEALETELLQDDSPLFNLLSELHLSDFESQHLLRQLSEKDRTLAAFLRAQNKRLDLLSAVVAHTLIGEIGQPQRVVISEGGLFFAQKQPIEPGTRVKVKMVLMPRAHGLLLRARVTHCDPREDGDFEVGTEFTDMTDAQRQLLARYILQRQQQQRRQQLEQNDPAL from the coding sequence ATGACGACATTAGACGAAGAAGATCGCCGCGAATACTACCGCATCGAAGACCAGATCGCACTGGAAATCAACCCCTTGAGCGCGGCCGAAGCCCTTGAAACAGAACTGTTGCAGGATGATTCGCCGCTGTTCAACCTGCTCAGCGAGCTGCACCTGTCCGACTTCGAGTCGCAGCACCTGCTGCGCCAGCTGAGCGAGAAGGACCGCACGCTGGCGGCCTTCCTGCGCGCGCAGAACAAGCGCCTCGACCTGCTGAGCGCCGTGGTGGCGCACACGCTGATCGGCGAGATCGGCCAGCCCCAACGCGTGGTCATCTCCGAAGGCGGCCTGTTTTTCGCCCAGAAGCAGCCGATCGAGCCCGGCACCCGGGTAAAAGTGAAAATGGTGCTGATGCCCCGTGCCCACGGCTTGCTTCTGCGCGCGCGCGTCACCCACTGCGACCCGCGCGAGGATGGCGACTTCGAGGTGGGCACCGAATTCACCGACATGACCGACGCCCAGCGCCAACTGCTGGCCCGCTACATCCTGCAGCGCCAACAGCAGCAACGGCGCCAGCAACTGGAACAGAACGACCCAGCCCTCTGA
- a CDS encoding glycerophosphodiester phosphodiesterase, whose protein sequence is MTLIYGHRGAKGEAPENTLKSFQQCLAHGVNRCELDLHLSADNELMVIHDPTLKRTTGRRGKVVEHPAAELVKIDARKGGPGHVHPCPIPTLEELFEKCAFEHWQLEVKSASRTRAATTVLAIRELAVKHGLLDKVTITSSSREVLGAALELVPDVKRGLVAEYAWLDPLKVAQNYGCEMLALNWTLCTPERLLKAQGQGLHVSVWTVNEPALMRRLADFGVDSLITDFPGLAKTTLG, encoded by the coding sequence GTGACCCTGATCTACGGCCACCGCGGCGCCAAGGGCGAAGCACCCGAAAATACCCTGAAAAGCTTCCAGCAGTGCCTGGCCCACGGCGTCAACCGCTGTGAACTGGACCTGCACCTGTCAGCCGACAATGAGCTGATGGTGATCCACGACCCTACCCTCAAACGCACAACCGGCCGGCGTGGCAAGGTGGTGGAGCACCCGGCGGCGGAGCTGGTGAAGATCGACGCCCGCAAAGGCGGCCCGGGGCACGTGCACCCCTGCCCGATCCCGACACTGGAAGAGCTGTTCGAAAAATGCGCCTTCGAGCACTGGCAACTGGAGGTCAAGAGCGCGTCGCGCACCCGCGCCGCCACCACCGTGCTGGCCATTCGCGAACTGGCGGTGAAACATGGCTTGCTGGACAAGGTGACCATCACCTCCAGCTCCCGCGAGGTGTTGGGCGCTGCGCTGGAACTGGTGCCGGACGTCAAGCGCGGGCTGGTCGCCGAGTATGCCTGGCTCGACCCGCTGAAGGTCGCGCAAAACTACGGCTGTGAAATGCTGGCATTGAACTGGACGCTGTGCACCCCCGAGCGCCTGCTTAAAGCGCAGGGCCAGGGTTTGCATGTGTCGGTGTGGACGGTCAACGAACCGGCACTGATGCGCCGGCTCGCTGACTTTGGCGTGGACAGCCTGATTACAGACTTTCCCGGTTTGGCCAAGACCACCCTCGGGTAG
- the sthA gene encoding Si-specific NAD(P)(+) transhydrogenase yields MAVYNYDVVVLGSGPAGEGAAMNAAKAGRKVAMVDSRRQVGGNCTHLGTIPSKALRHSVRQIMQFNTNPMFRAIGEPRWFSFPDVLKSAEKVISKQVASRTGYYARNRVDVFFGTGSFADEQTVEVVCPNGVVEKLNAKHIIIATGSRPYRPADIDFHHPRVYDSDTILSLSHTPRKLIVYGAGVIGCEYASIFSGLGVLVELVDNRGQLLSFLDSEISQALSYHFSNNNITVRHNEEYERVEGLENGVILHLKSGKKIKADALLWCNGRTGNTDQLGLENIGIKVNSRGQIEVDEAYRTSVPNIYGAGDVIGWPSLASAAHDQGRSAAGSIVDNGSWRFVNDVPTGIYTIPEISSIGKNEQELTQAKVPYEVGKAFFKSMARAQIAGEPQGMLKILFHRETLEILGVHCFGYQASEIVHIGQAIMNQPGELNNLKYFVNTTFNYPTMAEAYRVAAYDGLNRLF; encoded by the coding sequence ATGGCTGTCTACAACTACGACGTAGTGGTGCTGGGTTCCGGCCCGGCAGGGGAAGGTGCGGCAATGAACGCCGCCAAAGCAGGGCGCAAGGTGGCGATGGTCGACAGCCGTCGCCAGGTCGGGGGCAACTGCACCCACCTGGGCACTATCCCGTCCAAGGCACTGCGTCACTCGGTGCGGCAGATCATGCAGTTCAACACCAACCCGATGTTCCGGGCCATTGGCGAGCCGCGCTGGTTCTCGTTCCCGGATGTGCTCAAAAGCGCCGAGAAGGTGATTTCCAAGCAGGTGGCCTCGCGCACCGGCTACTACGCCCGCAACCGCGTTGACGTGTTCTTCGGCACCGGCAGCTTCGCCGACGAGCAAACCGTCGAAGTGGTGTGCCCCAACGGCGTGGTGGAAAAACTCAACGCCAAGCACATCATCATTGCCACCGGTTCGCGCCCGTACCGCCCGGCCGACATCGACTTCCATCACCCGCGCGTCTACGACAGCGACACCATCCTCAGCCTGAGCCACACCCCGCGCAAGCTGATCGTCTATGGTGCCGGCGTGATCGGTTGCGAATACGCCTCGATCTTCAGCGGCCTCGGCGTGCTGGTGGAGCTGGTCGACAACCGTGGCCAGCTGCTGAGCTTCCTGGACTCGGAAATTTCCCAGGCCCTGAGCTACCACTTCAGCAACAACAACATCACCGTACGCCACAACGAGGAGTACGAGCGGGTTGAGGGGCTGGAGAACGGGGTGATCCTGCACCTGAAGTCAGGCAAGAAGATCAAGGCCGACGCCTTGCTGTGGTGCAACGGCCGTACCGGCAACACCGACCAGCTGGGCCTGGAAAACATCGGCATCAAGGTCAACAGCCGTGGCCAGATCGAGGTCGACGAGGCCTACCGCACCAGCGTGCCGAACATCTACGGTGCAGGTGACGTGATCGGCTGGCCAAGCCTGGCCAGTGCCGCCCACGACCAGGGCCGCTCGGCGGCGGGCAGCATTGTCGACAATGGCAGCTGGCGCTTCGTCAACGACGTGCCGACCGGCATCTACACCATCCCGGAGATCAGCTCGATCGGCAAGAACGAGCAGGAGCTGACCCAGGCCAAGGTGCCGTATGAGGTGGGCAAGGCGTTCTTCAAGAGCATGGCGCGTGCGCAGATTGCCGGCGAGCCGCAAGGCATGCTGAAAATCCTGTTCCACCGTGAAACCCTGGAAATCCTTGGCGTGCACTGCTTCGGCTACCAGGCTTCGGAGATCGTGCACATCGGCCAGGCGATCATGAACCAGCCGGGCGAGCTGAATAACCTGAAGTACTTCGTCAACACCACCTTCAACTACCCGACCATGGCCGAAGCCTATCGGGTAGCTGCCTACGACGGCCTGAACCGGCTTTTTTAA